AAGCTTTAAGGGAGAGCTGTTTTGGATAAAACATTGAAGAGAGTGGATCTCACATCTGGACTGATgtgaccaaaaaaagaaatcaggtaGATTCAGTACTGGGAAGAGAGAAGCGAACAGTTACATctttgtggtgtgtgtgtttgtgtgtatgtgtgtaaaggGATAGTATTGGAAACTCTAGACTTCTACTGACTGGGAAATTGGGAATTTATCTAATCAGCAAAAGACACAAATGAACCTGTTGACATCTGCGTTATATATGGTTTTATCTTGAATATGGCTGAGAATGTCTGGCATTTTCCCGTTTCTGTGCAATACCCAGGAGGATAGAATATTAATACactaaagccttttttttttttttaaagcctagtAAAAATGTTTTGTGTAAATGCTTTTAAGGTCTCATATGCTATTTGCTTCATTTAAATTCATTCCTAAGAAGATTCCGGAAAGTGTTGAAACAGACATTTGTCTCCCAAGTTTACTTAAAGCCTTCTGTGTTTTTATAGCACTATATGTCCTACATACACATAAATTATGAATTCGAGGTCTTCAGAGACTGTCTTTGAGCAAATCTCAAAGTCCCAAACAGTTTCCTCAGTGCCTCCTTCATCTCCTTATTCCGCAGACTGTAGATCAAGGGGTTAAAAAGTGGAGTCAGCACAGAATAAAACAAAGTCACAATTTGCTGGATCCCAGCTGCATTGCCTGCTATTGGGCTCACATACATTACCGTGATGGAGCCATAAAACAGGGACACTACGGCCAGGTGGGAACCACATGTGGAGAAGGCCTTACGCCGGCCATCTGCTGAGGGGACCCTCAGCACTGCTCTGATTACCAGGGTGTAGGAACTGCTAATGAAGAGGAAGGCAGAGAAAATGAGGACAGAGTTAAAGACAGCACAAGTGACCTCAGTGGCAGGAGCTGGCACACAGGACAGCTTCATAAGGGGTCCTGGGTCACACAGAAAGTGATCAATAGTATTGGGGCCACAAAAGGGGAGCTGAGAGATGAGATACACTGGGAGGAGGAAACAGGTGAAGCCACACACCCAGCAGCAGGCTCCCATTCTGATGCAGCATCGGACTGTCATGATGGAGGGGTAGTGCAGGGGCCTGCAGATAGCAAGGTACCTGTCAAAGGCCATGACGGACAAGAAGAAGGTCTCAGTGCTGCCCATGGAGAAGAAGAAGTAGAACTGGAGGAAGCAACCAGAGAAAGAGATGATTTTGGTCTCAGTGAGAAAGTTGGCTAGCATACTGGGGACCGTGGAGGTGACATACCAGATCTCCAGGGAGGAGAAATTGGCCAGCAGGatgtacatgggggtgtggagatgGTGTTCCCACCTCACAGCACATATAATGCACAGATTTCCAATCAGTGTCAGGATGTAGGTCACAGAGAAGAGTGCGAAGAGGAAGATCTGGATCCCTGAGGTACAAGGGAATCCAAGAAGAATGAATTCACTCACAGGGCCAGAGTGATTATTCTCTCCTGGGTTTTTCATGTTTCTCCTCCAAAACTGCAATGATAAGATATTGATACTTTTCAAATGACTACAGAACTTTTCTCATTAAGATGTTCTCTGAAATTCTTAAAACTCAATTAGTTGCATAGTTTTAGATCATTTGAagattttcagtatttttttttttttttgtcccagtGTGATATTCAGAGGACATGAGGAAACTATGGGTGTGAATACTCATGACCTGTTGTCaatgtattagagtagaactgctccacagagttttcttggctgttatcttcatgggagcagatcaggaGGACTTTCTCCCACTGTGCAGGTGGGTGGGATAGAACCACTAACTTTTAGGTTTATAGTctagcacaaactgtttgtgtcacccagagcCCTGTGGGCACTTACTGTAACTTCCTTATTGTGCCCATCATTGCCATCACATCCCTTTAAATATCTTCCTTTGTTCAGGGTCCCCAGCACTGCATAAAACAAGACAGATGTTCTCTTGCCATTCAGGGGCTTGCAATCTAGTTCAGAAAAATCAACCTGAGCAAAACATATATGAGGACATAGAGAAGTTTAAATAATTTGTGCAGTGGAAGCCCTGAGTAAATACAGAGAAGGCAATATCGCAAGAACTTAGAGCCTCAAAGCAAggtttatttgtttactttttcaCTATTGTACTCTTTAATAATAACACATGCATAGTTTTAGATGACGTTCCTCTCCATGTAAAATTGGCAAAGTTAAAACAGAGATAAGGAAAATGACCTTTAATTTGTGATTGCCTACAGCAAGTCTGGTTTATACACTTGTGTTTCTCTTCTATTTATAGACATCAGTGAAAGAAATTCAGCActatgcttttttattttttgtcagtGTTTAAGGTCATAGGCACAATGGTCCCCTTTGTGGTTAAAAATTCGCTGCTGAACAGGAGTAAGTTTATGTAGTATTACTTTCAATAAACATTTTATAATAAAGCTGGCATGAATGAGGTACAGAATACAAACTAACATGATCCTTTTTTAACTGAAATA
The window above is part of the Loxodonta africana isolate mLoxAfr1 chromosome 10, mLoxAfr1.hap2, whole genome shotgun sequence genome. Proteins encoded here:
- the LOC135227174 gene encoding olfactory receptor 11G2-like; amino-acid sequence: MKNPGENNHSGPVSEFILLGFPCTSGIQIFLFALFSVTYILTLIGNLCIICAVRWEHHLHTPMYILLANFSSLEIWYVTSTVPSMLANFLTETKIISFSGCFLQFYFFFSMGSTETFFLSVMAFDRYLAICRPLHYPSIMTVRCCIRMGACCWVCGFTCFLLPVYLISQLPFCGPNTIDHFLCDPGPLMKLSCVPAPATEVTCAVFNSVLIFSAFLFISSSYTLVIRAVLRVPSADGRRKAFSTCGSHLAVVSLFYGSITVMYVSPIAGNAAGIQQIVTLFYSVLTPLFNPLIYSLRNKEMKEALRKLFGTLRFAQRQSLKTSNS